In the Candidatus Desulfatibia profunda genome, CTGGGAGCACTGGCTGACGCAGTCCCCGCAGCCTACGCATTTTTTCCTGTTGACCTTGGGTGCCACGGTGGAATGCTGTTCCAGTTTTCCCCGGCGCGACGCGCATCCCATCCCTAGATTCTTAATGGTTCCGCCAAAGCCGGAAAGTTCATGGCCTTTGAAGTGGGCCACCGATATGAGGGCGTCGGCCTCGACAATATCCGATCCGATATATACCTTTTTACAGTGCTTTTGATTGACGGCCACAGCGATTTCATTTTTACCTCTGATTCCGTCTGCGATGATGATGGGCGCATCAACCACGGCATAGGCAAAACCGTTTTGAATCGCCGTAACAAGATGATGCGGCGCGTCGCTGCGGGTGCCGGCATACAGCGTATTGGCATCGGTCAGAAAGGGAACGGCGCCGATGCCTTTGACGGTTTCCACGATCTTGCGCAAAAAGACAGGCCGGATAAAAGCGGTATTTCCCCGTTCCCCAAAGTGAAGTTTTACCGCAACAAGATCTCTTTTCTTGATCGTCTCGGAAAGGCCGGCCGTATTCATCAGCCTGACCAGCTTTGCAACAAGACTTTCTTTCGGCGTTGCCCGCAAATCGATAAAATAGACGTTGCTTTTCATAGTATCCTCCCGATTTGGTTCTCATCGTTTATCGAATTGATCTTGTATAAACCCGCTGTATTCAAGTAACCTAAAGATTCTCATCAATTTTTATGCAAGATTCAGGTGTCATTTTTAAGACTGGTAAATTTTTGCCGGTATTGATATTGAAAATTACTGATTGTCCGTTGCAAAGTCAAGGTGTTTGAGGCAAGGGCTTTAAGCCAAAAAGCTCAAGGTAGAGAGAAAAGATGAGCACTGATACTAAACTGGCGGTGTTGGACCGGATTTACGAAATTTATGATGATTTTGTCGGCAAGCTGGATGTGGCCTGCCAAAAATATTGTACCCGCTGCTGCACATGCAATGTAACCCTGACGACTTTAGAAGGATATCAACTTGCCGAGTATTTGGTTTCAAGCGGGCAGACAAACGTGTTTGCAAAGCTGCAAACAGCCGCATACCGCAGGCGCTTTCAGCCCCGGGTAACGATCAACGCGCTGGCGGAGCTTTGC is a window encoding:
- a CDS encoding DUF362 domain-containing protein — translated: MKSNVYFIDLRATPKESLVAKLVRLMNTAGLSETIKKRDLVAVKLHFGERGNTAFIRPVFLRKIVETVKGIGAVPFLTDANTLYAGTRSDAPHHLVTAIQNGFAYAVVDAPIIIADGIRGKNEIAVAVNQKHCKKVYIGSDIVEADALISVAHFKGHELSGFGGTIKNLGMGCASRRGKLEQHSTVAPKVNRKKCVGCGDCVSQCSQKALSLEKEKAVINTKKCIGCGECILICPEGAIEIQWNQAVPIFLEKMVEYTMGVLKNKAGKTLHLNFITDVSPACDCYGHNDAAIVRDIGILAAKDPVAIDQASVDLVNQEQALPDSCLQTNTQRGGDKFRGVYPEIDWPIQLDYAEKIGLGSRSYELVKI